One stretch of Streptomyces agglomeratus DNA includes these proteins:
- a CDS encoding UvrD-helicase domain-containing protein — MPQLAFANSFWESYDVLEKPVKAGVRKAMQKFQLLSVPELHADKGLHLESVHNARDARMRTIRINDFWRGVVLAPDDGSDVFLLVNVVRHDDAYTWAAKRLYTTNSVTRALEVRNVVAIEQLTPALEKAAAAADSLLFAKCSDTVLHELGIDEQVLRAVRTIVDKAQLKAFETLLPEDQCEVLQYLAEGFGPDEVYRDVVAVRRPVDAGPDPDESLAVAISNTTNRITLVTGPEELADILEKPFSAWRVFLHPSQRRVAYRVSYGGPVQITGGPGTGKTVAALHRVKHLLTRSPDTRVLLTTYTNALAGSLRENLSLLLDRDDALLGRVDVTTVNAYAHGVVTRLEGKAPSPMNDREERQLWQRVVKQLGLPWTEQFLAQEYRHVILAQNLRGRDAYRNALRRGRGSALASARRDQMWSAMEQFESMLRDQQATTHLKVCARAADLLAGSAPTHDHVVVDEAQDLHPAQWRVLRGAVTPGSDDLFITGDPHQRIYDSKVSLGSLGISVAGRTHRLRINYRSTEEILGWSTGILSPVSVDDLGGEGSDSLAGYRSLLHGRAPCVEGYGSEQAEVAALVERVEGWIGQGIRPSEIGVCARFNVLLDKAYEKLTAAKIPVVRVRDNPGPGTDGVRLATMHAMKGLEFRCVTVLGVTASAVPFAREVTPAMVDALQRDSDLLRERCLLFVACTRAREALAVTWSGSASAFVPQPHRRTGQVA; from the coding sequence GTGCCACAACTCGCGTTCGCCAACAGCTTCTGGGAGAGCTACGACGTCCTGGAGAAGCCCGTCAAGGCAGGCGTACGCAAGGCGATGCAGAAGTTCCAGCTGCTCTCCGTGCCCGAACTGCACGCGGACAAAGGGCTCCACCTCGAGTCCGTGCACAACGCGCGGGACGCACGCATGCGGACCATCCGCATCAACGACTTCTGGCGCGGTGTCGTCCTCGCCCCTGACGACGGCAGCGATGTGTTCCTGCTCGTCAACGTCGTACGGCACGACGACGCGTACACCTGGGCCGCCAAGCGGCTGTACACGACGAACTCCGTGACGCGCGCGCTCGAGGTCCGCAACGTGGTCGCCATCGAGCAGCTGACCCCGGCTCTGGAAAAGGCGGCCGCCGCGGCCGACTCCCTGCTCTTCGCGAAGTGCTCGGACACGGTGCTGCACGAACTGGGCATTGACGAGCAGGTGTTGCGTGCGGTGCGGACGATCGTCGACAAGGCGCAGCTCAAGGCGTTCGAGACACTGTTGCCGGAGGACCAGTGCGAGGTGCTCCAGTACCTCGCCGAAGGATTCGGCCCCGACGAGGTGTACCGGGACGTGGTCGCCGTCCGGCGCCCGGTCGACGCGGGCCCCGACCCCGACGAGAGCCTCGCCGTCGCCATCTCCAACACCACGAACCGCATCACCCTGGTCACCGGCCCCGAAGAACTTGCGGACATCCTGGAGAAGCCGTTCTCGGCCTGGCGTGTATTCCTGCACCCTTCACAGCGCCGCGTCGCCTATCGGGTGTCGTACGGCGGTCCGGTCCAGATCACGGGCGGTCCGGGGACGGGCAAGACGGTCGCGGCCCTGCACCGCGTCAAGCATCTCCTGACGCGCTCGCCCGACACCCGCGTACTGCTGACCACGTACACGAACGCCCTGGCGGGCTCGCTGCGCGAGAACCTGTCCCTGCTCCTGGACCGTGACGACGCGCTGCTCGGCCGCGTCGATGTGACCACGGTCAACGCCTACGCTCACGGCGTCGTCACCCGTCTCGAAGGCAAGGCCCCCTCTCCCATGAACGACCGGGAGGAACGGCAGCTGTGGCAGCGGGTCGTCAAGCAACTCGGGCTGCCGTGGACGGAGCAGTTCCTGGCTCAGGAGTACCGACACGTCATACTCGCCCAAAACCTGCGCGGACGTGACGCCTACCGCAACGCCCTGCGGCGCGGGCGCGGCAGCGCGTTGGCGTCGGCACGACGCGACCAAATGTGGTCGGCCATGGAGCAGTTCGAGTCAATGCTGCGTGACCAGCAGGCCACGACGCATCTGAAGGTGTGTGCGCGTGCGGCCGACCTCCTGGCTGGGTCGGCACCCACGCACGACCACGTCGTGGTCGACGAGGCGCAGGATCTGCACCCCGCGCAGTGGCGTGTCCTGCGCGGCGCGGTGACACCCGGCAGCGACGACTTGTTTATCACGGGCGACCCGCACCAGCGCATCTACGACTCGAAGGTCTCGCTCGGCTCCCTGGGCATCTCGGTGGCCGGCCGCACCCACCGTCTGCGCATCAACTACCGATCCACCGAGGAGATCCTCGGCTGGTCGACCGGCATCCTGAGCCCCGTGTCGGTCGACGATCTGGGCGGCGAGGGAAGCGACAGCCTGGCCGGTTACCGCTCCCTGCTGCACGGCCGGGCTCCCTGCGTGGAGGGGTACGGCTCCGAGCAGGCGGAGGTCGCGGCGCTCGTCGAGCGCGTCGAAGGCTGGATAGGCCAAGGCATCAGGCCGTCGGAGATCGGTGTGTGCGCCCGCTTCAACGTGCTGCTCGACAAGGCGTACGAGAAGTTGACCGCGGCCAAGATCCCGGTGGTCCGGGTCAGGGACAACCCTGGGCCCGGCACGGACGGGGTGCGGCTTGCCACCATGCATGCCATGAAGGGGCTGGAGTTCCGCTGCGTGACCGTGCTGGGGGTGACGGCAAGCGCGGTGCCGTTCGCCCGCGAGGTGACACCGGCCATGGTGGACGCTCTGCAGCGCGACTCGGATCTGCTGCGGGAGCGATGTCTGCTGTTCGTGGCGTGCACGCGTGCGCGGGAGGCGTTGGCGGTGACGTGGAGCGGGTCGGCCAGTGCGTTCGTGCCGCAACCGCATCGGCGTACAGGACAAGTGGCATGA
- a CDS encoding Pls/PosA family non-ribosomal peptide synthetase produces MEEESVEVLPSAPDEPACAERGYTEPATDTERDFAEVLADVVHVERVSVDSHFFDDLGANSLVMAHFCAKVRKRTDLPPVSMKDIYRNSTIRSLAVALGETAPAAVQPSAPARAEVVEPVGTFRYFLCGTAQLLLFLGYLFLAATVTARGYAWVSNGSGAVGVYLRSLVFGGVAFVGLCAFPVVAKWILVGRWSTREFPVWGLTYLRFWTVKVLLHANPMIFFVGNPLYVLYLRSLGARIGRHVTILSRTVPVCTDLLTIGAGTVIRKDSHFLCYRAHAGRIETGRVTLGRDVFVGEKTVLDNDTSMGDGAQLGHTSALYGGQRVPDGERWHGSPAQRTEVDYVRVAPAPCGTQRRTWYGALTVLQLFLLYVPLTVGGLYKLSAVVPALSDVLDPGTAGFTSPQLYLDSLIISTALFSGLVVIGLAALLTVPRLLNLVMTPDRIYPLYGFHYSVHRAITRLTNVKFFLWLCGDSSYIVNYLRGLGYDLSRVEQTGSNFGSDVQHETPYLASVGSGTMVADGLSLMNAEFSSTSFRVSRTSIGPHNFLGNHIAYPSGARTGDNCLLGTKVMVPLDGEIREGVGLLGSPCFEIPRSVERDSRFDHLRTGRRLRRNLAAKNRYNIRTMGCCLLVRWLHFFFLTLLGLAAVDLHGALGQVVIAASLILALVSSTAYFVLLERAFTGFRPLKPRLCSIYDPYFWWHERLWKVPDHYLNIFNGTPFKNVIWRSLGVRIGNKVFDDGCYVTERTLTTIGSACTLNAGSKIQCHSQEDGTFKSDHSAIGDGCTVGVGALVHYGVTMGDGAVLATDSFLMKGEDVPPHARWSGNPAVEAREPRAVEARDSRGDPVTRRR; encoded by the coding sequence ATGGAAGAAGAATCCGTCGAGGTTCTGCCGTCCGCGCCGGACGAACCCGCATGCGCCGAACGCGGATACACCGAGCCGGCGACCGATACCGAGAGGGACTTCGCCGAAGTCCTGGCCGACGTCGTTCACGTTGAGCGAGTCTCGGTGGACAGTCATTTCTTCGACGACCTGGGTGCGAATTCCCTCGTCATGGCGCACTTCTGCGCGAAGGTGAGGAAACGCACGGACCTTCCGCCGGTCTCGATGAAGGACATCTACCGGAACTCGACCATTCGAAGTCTCGCGGTGGCACTGGGGGAAACCGCCCCCGCCGCTGTACAGCCGTCGGCCCCGGCGCGCGCCGAGGTGGTGGAACCGGTCGGCACGTTCCGGTATTTCCTGTGCGGAACGGCCCAGTTGCTACTCTTCCTCGGCTATTTGTTCCTGGCAGCGACCGTGACCGCCCGCGGCTACGCCTGGGTCTCCAACGGCTCGGGGGCAGTCGGCGTCTACCTGCGCTCGCTTGTCTTCGGCGGCGTCGCCTTCGTGGGCCTGTGCGCGTTCCCGGTCGTCGCCAAATGGATTCTGGTCGGCCGGTGGAGCACCCGTGAGTTCCCCGTCTGGGGACTGACGTACCTGCGCTTCTGGACCGTCAAGGTACTGCTCCACGCCAACCCGATGATCTTCTTCGTCGGCAATCCCTTGTACGTGCTGTACCTGCGGTCACTCGGCGCCCGGATCGGCAGGCACGTCACGATCCTCTCCCGCACCGTTCCGGTCTGCACCGACCTGCTCACCATCGGCGCCGGTACGGTGATCCGCAAGGACTCGCACTTCCTGTGCTACCGGGCGCATGCCGGACGTATCGAGACCGGCCGGGTAACCCTGGGCCGGGACGTGTTCGTCGGCGAGAAGACCGTCCTCGACAACGACACGTCGATGGGTGACGGCGCGCAGCTCGGCCATACGTCGGCGCTGTACGGCGGCCAGCGCGTCCCGGACGGCGAGCGCTGGCACGGATCGCCCGCCCAGCGCACCGAGGTCGACTACGTGCGGGTCGCTCCGGCGCCCTGCGGCACGCAGCGCCGTACCTGGTACGGAGCGCTCACCGTCCTCCAGTTGTTCCTGCTGTACGTGCCCCTGACGGTGGGGGGCTTGTACAAGCTGTCGGCGGTGGTCCCGGCGCTGAGCGACGTGCTCGACCCCGGCACAGCGGGCTTCACGTCACCGCAGCTCTACCTCGACTCCTTGATCATCTCCACTGCGCTGTTCTCCGGCCTGGTCGTCATCGGCCTCGCCGCCCTGCTCACCGTGCCGCGACTGCTGAACCTGGTGATGACGCCCGACAGGATCTATCCGCTGTACGGCTTCCACTACTCGGTGCACAGGGCGATCACGCGCCTGACGAACGTGAAGTTCTTCCTCTGGCTCTGCGGAGACAGTTCGTACATCGTCAACTACTTGCGCGGTCTCGGATACGACCTGTCGCGGGTGGAGCAGACCGGGTCGAACTTCGGCTCCGACGTGCAGCACGAGACCCCCTACCTGGCCTCCGTGGGCAGCGGGACGATGGTCGCCGACGGGCTTTCCCTCATGAACGCGGAATTCTCCAGCACGTCGTTCCGGGTGTCCCGGACGTCGATCGGACCGCACAACTTCCTGGGAAACCACATCGCTTATCCCTCCGGCGCGAGGACCGGCGACAACTGCCTGCTCGGGACGAAGGTGATGGTGCCTCTCGACGGCGAGATACGCGAAGGTGTCGGTCTGCTCGGATCTCCGTGCTTCGAGATTCCCCGCTCGGTGGAACGTGATTCCCGGTTCGACCATCTGCGGACCGGGCGGAGGCTGCGCCGGAACCTGGCCGCGAAGAACCGCTACAACATCCGCACCATGGGCTGCTGCCTCCTCGTACGGTGGCTCCATTTCTTCTTCCTCACGCTCCTCGGCCTCGCCGCCGTCGACCTGCACGGCGCACTCGGCCAGGTGGTGATCGCCGCGTCGCTGATCCTCGCCCTGGTGTCCAGCACGGCCTACTTCGTCCTGTTGGAGCGCGCCTTCACCGGATTCCGCCCGCTGAAGCCCCGGCTGTGCTCGATCTACGACCCGTACTTCTGGTGGCACGAGCGCCTGTGGAAGGTGCCCGACCACTACCTGAACATCTTCAACGGAACTCCATTCAAGAACGTGATCTGGCGATCGCTCGGAGTCCGGATCGGCAACAAGGTCTTCGACGACGGTTGTTACGTGACGGAGCGGACGCTCACCACCATCGGAAGCGCCTGCACTCTCAACGCGGGGAGCAAGATCCAGTGCCATTCGCAGGAGGACGGCACCTTCAAGTCCGACCACAGCGCGATCGGCGACGGCTGCACCGTGGGTGTCGGTGCCCTCGTCCACTACGGCGTGACGATGGGCGACGGCGCGGTGCTCGCCACCGACTCCTTCCTGATGAAGGGCGAGGACGTACCGCCACACGCTCGTTGGAGCGGAAATCCCGCGGTGGAAGCGCGTGAGCCGCGCGCCGTGGAGGCGCGTGACAGCCGCGGTGATCCCGTGACACGGCGACGGTGA
- a CDS encoding glutamate synthase subunit beta yields MTDPHGFLRIPRRPSAARPVEERLSDWNEVHAGQPLLPLVSEQARRCMDCGIPFCHSGCPLGNLIPEWNAYATHGDWRAAAERLHATNNFPEFTGRLCPAPCEDACVLAVNAEPVTIKNVEQAIADQAWERGYASPQPPERLSGKTVAVIGSGPAGLAAAQQLTRAGHTVAVYERADRVGGLLRYGIPEFKMEKRYLDRRIEQMRAEGTTFRTGVRVGRDLDATDLRRRHDAVIVAVGATARRELPVPGRALHGIHQAMDYLTLSNRTRERDYVTSPVTAEGKHVVIVGGGDTASDCLGTVLRQGAASVTQLDINPVPGDTRSETEPWPVYPKVYRISHAHHEARERHGTDPRVFSSATFRFEGEPAGHVRALLVTEVEPVSRRPLPGTERAIPAELVLLALGFSGPEQDSGLMEQLGLALDERGNFARDPAFAAASADQRQGTGRAEPQGVFIAGDAGRGQSLVVWAIAEGRAAAAATDRYLTGSTALPAPVSARDRPMTA; encoded by the coding sequence ATGACCGATCCTCACGGCTTCCTCAGAATCCCCCGCAGGCCCAGCGCGGCACGCCCCGTCGAGGAACGGCTGAGCGACTGGAACGAGGTCCACGCGGGCCAGCCGCTGCTTCCCCTGGTGTCCGAGCAGGCCCGGCGCTGCATGGACTGCGGCATACCCTTCTGCCACAGCGGCTGCCCGCTGGGCAACCTCATCCCGGAGTGGAATGCGTACGCGACGCACGGCGACTGGCGTGCCGCGGCCGAGCGGCTGCACGCGACCAACAACTTTCCCGAGTTCACCGGTCGGCTGTGCCCGGCACCGTGCGAAGACGCTTGTGTACTGGCCGTCAACGCCGAGCCGGTCACCATCAAGAACGTGGAACAAGCCATCGCCGACCAGGCCTGGGAGCGGGGCTACGCGTCACCCCAGCCCCCGGAGCGGCTGAGCGGGAAGACCGTCGCCGTCATCGGGTCGGGACCTGCCGGGCTGGCGGCGGCGCAGCAGCTCACCCGGGCCGGCCACACCGTCGCGGTGTACGAGCGCGCCGACCGGGTCGGCGGGCTGCTGCGCTACGGCATTCCCGAGTTCAAGATGGAGAAGCGGTACCTGGACCGCCGTATCGAGCAGATGCGGGCGGAGGGTACGACGTTCCGCACCGGGGTGCGAGTCGGCAGGGACCTGGACGCCACCGACCTGCGCAGGCGCCATGACGCGGTGATCGTCGCCGTCGGCGCCACGGCGCGCCGTGAACTGCCCGTCCCCGGCCGTGCGCTGCACGGCATCCATCAGGCGATGGACTACCTGACCCTGTCCAACCGGACCAGGGAGCGTGACTACGTCACATCGCCCGTCACCGCCGAGGGCAAGCACGTGGTGATCGTCGGCGGCGGGGACACCGCGTCGGACTGCCTGGGCACCGTGCTGCGCCAGGGTGCCGCCTCGGTGACGCAGCTGGACATCAACCCCGTGCCGGGTGACACCCGGAGCGAGACGGAGCCGTGGCCCGTGTACCCGAAGGTCTACCGGATCTCCCATGCGCACCACGAGGCCCGGGAGCGTCACGGTACGGACCCGAGGGTCTTCTCCAGCGCCACCTTCCGCTTCGAGGGGGAACCGGCCGGCCATGTGCGCGCGCTGCTCGTGACGGAGGTGGAGCCGGTGTCCAGAAGGCCGCTGCCGGGCACCGAGCGGGCGATCCCGGCCGAGCTGGTGCTTCTGGCCCTCGGGTTTTCCGGCCCGGAGCAGGACAGCGGCCTGATGGAGCAGCTCGGGCTCGCCCTGGACGAGCGGGGGAACTTCGCCCGTGACCCCGCCTTCGCCGCCGCCTCGGCGGATCAGCGGCAAGGGACCGGACGCGCCGAGCCACAGGGCGTCTTCATCGCGGGCGACGCGGGACGCGGCCAGTCGCTGGTGGTGTGGGCCATCGCGGAGGGACGGGCCGCGGCGGCGGCCACCGACCGGTACCTGACCGGCTCCACGGCGCTCCCGGCCCCGGTCTCCGCGAGGGACCGGCCCATGACGGCGTGA
- a CDS encoding N-6 DNA methylase produces MTDTPARQTNSLVTGSEIARLAGVTRAAVSNWRRRYDDFPKPLGGGVNSPLFDLAEVQAWLNRQRKGQEVSLEVQLWQALRGSYGDDMLNGLVDVACLLTGGKNPRKLPAGVARLAQDLAGSGGAAEAVSALAERFTDSVRRAGSDQITSPRIIRAVRHFAGEVASDATLFDPACGIGTLLLAVGPERGPKRYGQDSDARSALFAQLRADLTGYAGVRVVTGDSLRGDQWPELKADLVICDPPVGAPDWGREDLLLDSRWEFGTPSRAEGELAWLQHAYAHTALGGRVLVVLPASVAYRKAGRRIRAELVRRGILTQVTALPSGSAASHALPVHLWHLRRPRTQGDAVTSVRMVDLTAGDPDGSLEPEPPQVAEVPLIDLLDEVVDLTPGRHVEGSHRDYAVEYQTLRRQLTDEVRLLAELLPALVASDGPSSLEGPTVSVADLARAGLVEHGDPEPVSISDQLDTDYLQGFLRSAANTRRSTSTSGTFRLDGKGARIPQMDITEQRRYGAAFRALQEFEQRARRVVELTRDAATLARDGLDNGALAPES; encoded by the coding sequence ATGACGGACACCCCTGCCCGACAGACCAATTCGCTGGTCACCGGGTCCGAGATCGCCAGGCTTGCGGGCGTCACCCGCGCCGCTGTCTCGAACTGGCGGCGACGCTACGACGACTTTCCGAAGCCGTTGGGCGGCGGTGTCAACAGTCCGCTGTTCGACCTCGCTGAGGTGCAAGCCTGGCTCAACAGGCAGCGCAAGGGGCAGGAAGTGTCCCTGGAAGTACAGCTGTGGCAGGCGCTGCGTGGGTCGTACGGTGACGACATGCTCAACGGGCTCGTAGATGTCGCCTGCCTCCTCACCGGGGGAAAGAATCCTCGGAAGCTCCCGGCAGGCGTCGCACGGCTCGCGCAGGATCTGGCAGGGAGTGGTGGTGCGGCCGAGGCGGTGAGCGCCCTCGCCGAGCGCTTCACCGACTCCGTGCGCCGAGCCGGGTCGGATCAGATCACCTCACCGCGCATCATCCGCGCAGTACGCCACTTCGCCGGTGAGGTGGCGTCTGACGCCACCCTCTTCGACCCGGCATGCGGCATCGGTACCCTCCTGCTCGCGGTCGGCCCTGAGCGAGGCCCCAAGCGCTACGGCCAGGACTCCGACGCCCGCAGTGCCTTGTTCGCGCAATTGCGGGCTGACCTCACCGGGTACGCCGGTGTCCGCGTCGTCACAGGGGACTCCCTGCGTGGCGACCAGTGGCCGGAACTCAAGGCCGACCTGGTCATCTGCGATCCCCCCGTCGGTGCGCCCGACTGGGGGCGTGAGGATCTGCTGCTCGACTCCCGCTGGGAGTTCGGCACCCCGTCTCGCGCCGAGGGCGAGCTCGCCTGGCTCCAGCACGCCTATGCCCACACCGCGCTCGGCGGTCGCGTCCTCGTGGTCCTGCCCGCCTCGGTGGCCTACCGCAAGGCGGGCCGCCGAATCCGAGCCGAGCTCGTACGTCGGGGCATCCTCACGCAGGTCACCGCCCTCCCATCGGGCTCGGCGGCCTCGCACGCGCTTCCGGTCCACCTCTGGCACCTGCGCCGCCCTCGGACCCAGGGGGATGCCGTCACCAGTGTCCGCATGGTCGATCTGACGGCAGGCGACCCGGACGGTTCGCTGGAACCGGAGCCCCCGCAAGTGGCGGAAGTTCCCCTGATCGATCTGCTTGACGAAGTCGTGGACCTCACGCCCGGCCGTCATGTCGAGGGGTCCCATCGCGACTACGCGGTTGAATACCAGACCTTGCGACGGCAGCTGACCGATGAGGTGAGGCTGTTGGCGGAGCTGCTGCCGGCCTTGGTCGCGAGCGATGGCCCCAGCTCTCTGGAGGGGCCCACCGTCAGCGTCGCCGACCTTGCGCGCGCAGGCCTCGTCGAGCACGGCGATCCGGAACCGGTCTCGATCAGCGACCAGCTCGATACCGACTATCTGCAAGGCTTCCTGCGCAGCGCGGCCAACACCCGGCGCTCCACGAGCACCAGCGGCACCTTCCGCCTCGACGGCAAGGGCGCCCGTATCCCGCAGATGGACATCACTGAGCAACGGCGGTATGGGGCAGCCTTCCGCGCGCTTCAGGAGTTCGAGCAACGAGCGCGAAGAGTGGTGGAGCTGACCCGGGACGCGGCGACCCTGGCAAGGGACGGACTCGATAACGGCGCGCTCGCCCCGGAGAGCTGA
- the mscL gene encoding large conductance mechanosensitive channel protein MscL, which translates to MLHGFRSFVLRGNVVDLAVGIVIGAAFTTVVNGFVKAFLTPMVGLATGATGDFSRKTFMIGETVFPYGNFINATISFLLIACALYFLVVLPVNKLHERFAPHQDVQADKRDCPACLNPVPVQAYRCGHCTSELTSPRGAPDGDIPPPAGPPADAGRR; encoded by the coding sequence CTGTTGCACGGGTTCCGCAGCTTCGTGCTGCGCGGGAATGTGGTGGACTTGGCCGTCGGTATCGTCATCGGCGCGGCGTTCACGACGGTGGTCAACGGTTTCGTCAAGGCGTTCCTGACCCCCATGGTGGGCCTGGCCACGGGGGCGACGGGCGATTTCAGCCGCAAGACCTTCATGATCGGCGAGACGGTCTTCCCGTACGGCAACTTCATCAACGCCACGATCAGCTTCCTGCTCATCGCCTGCGCGCTGTACTTCCTGGTCGTTCTGCCGGTCAACAAACTCCACGAGCGTTTCGCCCCGCACCAGGATGTCCAGGCGGACAAACGGGACTGCCCCGCATGCCTCAACCCCGTCCCCGTCCAGGCGTACCGGTGCGGGCACTGCACCAGCGAGCTGACGTCACCACGCGGAGCGCCCGACGGAGACATCCCGCCCCCGGCAGGCCCGCCCGCGGACGCCGGCCGCCGATGA